CGCTCGCGGTCATCGACGACCTCGGGGCGATCATCGTGATCGCGCTCTTCTATTCGCCGGGGATCGAGGCCTCGGGGATTCGGCTCGCCGCGCTCGGGTTTGCCGGCATCCTCGTGATGCAGCGCGTTGGCGTGCGGGCGAAGCTGGCCTACGTCGTCCCCTCCGTGGTCGCCTGGGCCGGGATCTACGCCGCGGGCATCCATCCGACGATCACCGGGGTCATTATTGGCCTGCTGACCCCCGTCCGGGCGTGGCTCGGACCCGAGGGCTTCATCACGGGCGTTCGCGAGGAGCTGCAGCGCGTCGAGCGGGCGACGAGCGGCCCGCTCTCCTCGCGCGAATTCGCCGAGAGCCTGCGCCAGGTCAACGCCGCACGCCGCGAGGCCATGTCTCCAGCGGAGAGCCTGATCGAGGCGCTCCACCCGTGGGTCGCGTACGGGATCATGCCCTTCTTCGCCTTGTCCAACGCAGGTGTAGCCGTCGACGGCGCGGCGCTCCAAGGTGCCTCGAGCGTGGCGGCGGCGGGGGTCGCCCTCGGTCTCGTGATCGGTAAGCCGATCGGTGTGCTCGCAGCCTGTTGGCTGGCCCTGCGCCTGCGGGTCGGCGTGCTTCCAGCCGGTATCAAGGCCCGGCACCTCGTGGTCCTGGGCGTGGTGGCCGGCGTCGGTTTCACGATGTCGATCTTCATCGCCCAGCTCGCCTTCGCCGACCCGCAATTGCTCGCAGGCGCGAAGCTCGGGGTGCTCGGCGCGAGCGCCGTAGCGGCGGTGGCCGGGGTCGTCATCGGGCGGCTGCTGCTCGCGCCCGTGACCAGCGCGGAGGCCGCGCAGACCGCCGACGAAGCGGAGGATTCCACTGAAATCTGATCCAGCCAAGACGCGGGCGATAGCGACCTCGACCGAGGAGCGCTGCGCCGCGGTGCGGGCCGCCGCGCGCCGCGCGCCGACAGCAACCAGCGCACGGCTGCGCGCACGGCTGCGCGCTCGGCTGGCCGAAGGTGCGGCCTCGCACTCAGGAGGGGGATGCTAATGGCTCATGTCTCCCAGCGGCTGAAGGGGGCCTTCGAGGGCGCGCTGGCCGGTGGCGGCGATCCGGCCAGTTCGCCGCTCTACGTCTTCGGCCCCTTCCTCCGCCTGCTCGCGGCGAGCGGCGCCGGCGCTGCCTGCTTTGGCGCGCCGATCTGGATGGTCGTGGCGACGGTGGTGGTGGTCAGCCTGATGTACCGCCACGTGATGCACTGGATTCCAGACGGCAGCGGCGGCAGCGGCCTCTGTGAGGAGGAGTTTGGTGGCTGGGCCGTCAAGGTCAACGCGAGCATCACGGCGATCGAGTATACGCTGACCTTCCTCGTCAGCCTCGCCGCGCTCGTGACCTTCGTCGCGGATCGAGCGGGGGGCCTCGGTCGCTGGGAGCGTGCCATCCTCGCCGTGGTGCTCACCCTCAGCGTCGGGTTCGTCGTCAACCGCGGGCCGCGTCTGGCCGCGCGTGTCTTCGGTCCAGCCACGGCGGCCGTGCTCGCGTTGCTCTGGTTGCTCGTCTTCGCCGTCGTCTGGCAACGTGGCCTTCACCTGCCCGCGCTGACGCTGGAGGCCTTCTCCTCGAGCAAGCTGCACACCACGCTCGGGGGCTACGTGCGCCTCTTGGCGTTGATGACCGGCATCGAGGTCTTCGCCAACCTCGTCGCCGCCTACGACGGCTCGCCCGCGAATCGCGCGCGCAAGGCCTTCGGCAGCTTGCTGATCGTCATGGTCACCACGCTGGTGACGATGGTCGTCGTTGGCCCGGCGATTCTGGCGTTGGCCGACCCGACACGGCAGGACGTCTCGGTCTTCACGCAGACGATGGATCAGCTGCTGCCCTCGCCGCTGGCCCATCTGGGCACACTGGTCGGTATTGTCGTCCTGCTCTCCGCCGCGGCGGCGAGCGCGCAGGGCCTGCAGAACCTCTCGCTTGGCCTGCGCCACCGGCACTACGTTCCGGCCTCCTTTGGCCAACGCAACCGCTTCGACGTCGCCGACCGCCCGGTTTGGATCCAGGTCATTCTCGTCTCTGGCTGCTTCCTCGCCTTCGGCACGCATGAGGAGACCTACCTCGCGCTCTACGCCGCGGGGGTCTTCGTGCTGCTCGGGCTCACCGGCTGGGCTGCCGTCAACCGCCTCTTTCGCCAGTGGCGGGCCAAGCGGAAGGGGGCCGGTGGCGTGATCGGCACCGCGATGGCCGCCCTCGTCACCTCCGGCGCCGCGCTGCTGATCGTCGTCGAGCGCTTTCTCGACGGCGCCTGGGCCTACTTCATCATGGTGCCCGCGCTCTGCTTCGTCTTCGGGTTCTACCGGCGGCGGCTCGGCGCGCCGACCCAGATCGAGGAACGAATCGGGCGCGCCCTGGCCGAGAAGAAGTCCTTCGTGCCCGTCCAGAGCACCCCTTGGCCCCAGGGCGCCCTCGCGATCACCGACGGCTCTCAGCGCGGCGAGGCCGCGCTCCTCGCCGGCGCCCACCTCGCGCAGACCCTTGCGGTGCCGTGGGCGATCGTGCTGACCGCGGACACCGAGGGTAGGACGACCTCGCCTTACGCCAGGCTGATCGAGTCGGTCTTCAAGCCGGAGAAGGGCGTCCTCGGCGCGCGCTCGGTAGCCGAGGCCCTCGAGGTTGGCGGGCGCGAGCACCTCGATCTGATCGTGGTCACCCGCAGCTTTCCAGACTCGCGCGCGCTCGCCAATGCCACCGATCGTCCGCTGCTGGTGGTCCACGAGTCGGCCGATCCGACGCTGCGCTATCCGACCTTCACCCGGGTCCTCGTCGGGCTGGACGGCTCGTCGGACGCCGAAGCGGTGCTCCCGGGCGCGGCCCGCTTTCTCGCGGCCGGCGCCAAGGTCGTGCTCGTCGCGGTACCGGACGGCGATACGACGCCCGCGACCCTGCAGAGCTACCTCGAGCGCATCGCCGAGGGGCTGCGCGCCCACGGCGCAGTCGAGCTGCACGTTGGGGGTTCAGGTCCGGCTCGGACGCTGCTCGAGGAGGCCACGCAGGTCGAGGCCGACCTCGTCATCGTGGCTCGTCATGGCGGCGGTGGAGCCGAACGCGCGACGGCGGTCCCCCTCGGCAGCGTCCCGACCAAGCTCTTGAGTGACCTCGCTTGCTCGCTCCTGATCGTCCCTGTGTTTTCCGCGGACGCGGCTGTCGCGCCCGAGGCCGAGGTCGACGGGTGAAGCTGCTCAACGGGCATGGCCTCGAGTTCGGTGGTGCGAGCCTCAGCTTCGCGGCCCTGCTGACCGCCCTTGGCATCATCCTGGTCGGATTTCTGGCCGCGGCCAAGGTCGCGTCGAGGATCCGCGGGGACGGCCGGCGCGTCGCTGGCGTGCAACCAACGCCGGCCCTTCGTTGGCGCACCACCATGGCGCGGATCGTCGGCTACACCCTTCGAGGTCTGGCGGTCGTGGTCGCGCTGCAGGTCGCCGGTGTTGACCTCGCGAGCGTCCTCGCGGCGAGCGCAGTGGTCGCGGTCGGCGTCGGGATCGCGATGCAGAAGGTCGCCGAGAACTTCGTCTCGGGGATAGTGCTGCACGCGGAGCGCTCGATTCGCCAAGGTGACATCATCGAGTTCGAGGGACACATCGCCAAGGTCGAGCAGGTAGGGATCCGCGCCACGATCGCTCGCACCATCGACGATGAGGAGATCATCGTCCCGAACAGCATTCTCACCCAGTCGCCGGTGAAGAACCTCACCCTGACGGAAGTCGTGCATCGGCTGCGCGTGCGAATCGGCGTCGCCTATGGGACGGACCTCGATCGTGCAGCGGAGGTCTTGCGCCAGGCGGCCGAGAGCCTGACGTGGCGCGAACGGACCCGCGATCCGGTGGTCCTGTTGGTCGACTTCGGATCCTCGTCGGTGGACTTCGAGGCCAGCGTCTGGACGCGCGACGTCTGGGGCCTGCGACGGGGGCAGTCAGACCTGCGACGAGCGCTCTGGCGCGCGCTGCGCGCGGCCTCGATCACCATCCCTTTCCCTCAGGTCGATGTCCACTTCGATGCGCCAACGAGCGCCGCCCTCGAGCAGGCGCTGCGCTCCGACCAGCACCGCCCAGCCCGAGCGCCTCAATCCTGACGTGCGTTCACTCACCTCTGCGATCGACCCTCGGCCGCGCACTGCGCCCATAACCAGCATGACCAGCCTGACCCAGAGCAATCCTCGCCGCCTCGCGCTCCGGCGGGGCTGCCTGGCGCTGCTCGTGCCCGTCTTTGCCGCTGCCCTCTATCTCGCCGTCTGGGCCCGCTATCGCCTGGAGCCGACGACTTGGGCGACGAAGCGCCTGGATCGCTGCGCCGCCCTCATCCTGCCCTGGCTCCGCGCGACGCTGCGTGATGGCGAGGCGCCGCCGCCCGACGGATGCTCGGCGCCAACCCTGCGCCTACCGGTCTGGGTCAGCCTCTATCGTGCGGGGCGATTGGTGGCCCGCGCGCGATCGGAGCAAGCGCAGTGGTCGGCGGCAGCGGGGGAGCTTGCTCGATCGCTCGCGGTCACGCAGGCCGTGCGCGCGCTGACGCGCGCCGACTGGGCCGACCTGCGGATCAAGCTCGATCTGGGCGTGAGCGCAGGTCGGGTCGTCGCGCTGCCCGCGCTGGTGCTCGCCCACTCCTTCGTTCCTGGACTCGACGCCGTGGTGCTTCAGGTCGGCTCCCGACGCGCGTATCTCCTACCCGATGACCAGCAGCGCTTCGCGCTGCTCGCCGGCTATCAGCCAGTGTCCTTCATGGTCGAGCTGCGCAGCGGGCTCGAGGTGCACGGCGCCCTCAACCTGCTCGCGGCGGAACTTCAGCTTACCCGCGAGGACTGGCGCACGCTGCCCCATCGCTGGTCGCGCCTGCGCCTGCGGTCCTATCTCGACGACCCGACGCGCGCGCGGATTGACCTGGTCGCCCGCGGGCGCGTGCCGATCGATCGGATCAGTCGGCAGCGCGTCCTGAGCGCCGCGCGATCGGCCTCCGACTATATTGTGCGGCAGCTGCGCCCCGATGGGCGCTTTCAGTACGTCTACGACCCGCTCAGCGATCGCTTCGCCGACGACAGCGGCTACAACCTGACGCGGCATGCCGGCACGACCTGGTTCCTCGTGCTGGCGGCGCAGCGTTTCGGCGACCAGCGCCTGGCGGAGGCCGCTTCGCGGGCGTTGGGCTACCTCGCCGCCAAGGGCGTGCCGGCGCCCTGCCGCCAGGGTCTCGCCTGCGTCGGGGATGCGGACGAGGTAGGCCTCGGGGCGAGCAGCCTATCGCTGGTGGCGCTGGCCGAGCATGAACACGCCACGGGCGATCGGCAGCACGCGAGGCTCCTTGATCGGCTGATCGAGGCCGTCTTGCGCGCGCAGCGGCCCAATGGCGACTTCTGCCACGTCTACCGGCCTCGGCTGCGGCGCTACGATTGCGGTCCAGTGCGGCTCTACTACAGCGGCGAGGCGGCCCTGGCCTTGGCCAAAGCCGCCGCCGTGCGCCCCGCGCGTCGGCCCGTGATCGTCGCCGCGCTGCGGCGCGCACTCGACTACCTCGTCGACGAGCAATATGACTACTTCCTCGGGCAGTTTCTCCTCGGTGAAGATCACTGGACGTGCATCGCGGCCGAGGCCGCCTGGCCCTTTGTCCGCGAGGCGCGGCATCTGACCTTCTGCCGCGAGCTAGCCGCCTTCGGCCGCCGCGCACAGCTCAGCGCGGCTGATCCCTCGCTCGCCGACCTGCGCGGTAGCTTTGGCGTCACACCCTTCGTCCTGCCGCATAACACGCCGGTCGGCAGTCGCACCGAGGCCAACGTGGCGACCGCCCGGCTGGCGCGGCGTTGGGGCCAGGAGGATGCCTTGCTCCGTCGGACCGTGCTCGAGGCGCTACGCTACCTCGTCGATCAGCAGCAGCGCAGCTCGGGCGGCTACCTCTGGCCACGTCCGGAGCTCGCCTTGGGCGGCATCACGCAGACGCCCGTGCGCAGCGAGATTCGCATCGACTACGTCCAGCACGCCGGGATGGCGCTGCTGCGCGCCCTGCCGCTCGTACCGAGCGCCGCGGTCACCCTACGCTGAGCGCCAGGCGCCGCTGGCGCCCTCGTGAGCCGCTCGCTACGATGCGCGGAAGCCAGGGGCAGACCCGAGGAGCTGGATGGGCGTCGAAGCATCGGAGCACGCGCCGCGCGGCGCCGCAGCCAGCGGCCTGCTCAAGGCTTGTCCGCAGTGCGATGCACGCTACCCGTCCTACGCGAACTTCTGTCCCGCCGATGGCCAGCGGCTACGGGCGCTCGACGATGGGCTCGACGATGGGCTCGACGATGGGCTCAACGATGCGCCGGATCCGTGGCTTGGGCGGCTGCTCGACACGCGCTACCGCGTCGAGTCCTGGCTCGGACATGGGGGCATGGGCGTGGTCTACGCGGCGCGCCACGTGATCCTCGATAAGCCGGTGGCGATCAAGCTGCTGCGTGCCGATCTCTGCCGCGATCAGACCCTCGTCGAGCGCTTCTTCCGCGAGGCGCGCGCGGCCTCGCGTATCGGACATCCAAACATCGTCGATGTCACCGACTCGGGCGTGCTGCCCAATGGCCAGCACTTCCTCGTGATGGAGCGGCTGATCGGCTGCACGATGGCCGCCGAGCTGGAGCGCGCCGGGCTCGGCGCAGCGCTGCTCCCGCTCGAGCGCGTGCTCGATCTCGCCCGGCAAATGGCCCACGGACTCGCCGCCGCGCATTCCAAGGGCATCGTGCACCGCGATCTCAAGCCGGCCAATATCTTCATCGTCAACTCGCAGAGCCTTCGCAGCAGCGCGTCCTCGCCGGGCTACCGCAGTGATTTCGTCAAGCTGCTCGATTTTGGCATCGCCAGGTTCGTCAGCCGGCGGACGCGCTTGACGCAGCAGGGGAGCATCTTCGGCACCCCGCAGTACATGTCGCCCGAGCAGGCGACCGGGGACGACGCCGACCATCGGGGGGATATCTACGCCCTCGGTTGCATGCTCTACGAGCTGCTGAGCGGTGCACCTCCCTTCGTCGCCGAAACCTTCGCTGGAACGCTCCACCAGCAGATCAGCGCAACCCCACGGCCGCTGTCGGTTGTAGCGCCAGCCCGAGCGCTGCCGACCGCGCTCGAGCAGGGCGTGCTGCGCATGCTGGCCAAGCGGCCCGAGGAGCGCTTCGCCAACGCGAACGAGGTCGCCGCGCTGATCGACGGCTGCGTGGGGGCAGGGCTCAATCGCCCGCCGCGGGGCGCGTCGGCGAGGCTGGCGCTACCCACCGCCGAGCGCGGGCCGCCGGTCGATCAGCCCCCGCTCGCGCGTGCGGGTTGGCGCGCTGCGCGCCGCGCCAGCCTCGCCCTCGCACTCGGCGCGCTGGTCCTCGCCGCAGCGGCCGCTGGCTGGTGGCGCCAGCGCGAAGGGGGGGCCCGCGACGCCACCTTCACGACGACGCCGCTCCGCGCTGCGCCGGCGCCCCGCGTGTATCGGGCGCGCGCCGGCGATCGCCAGGAGGAGGGTCGTGGCACTCTCCTCCTGGAGACACGACCACCGGGAGCGAGCGTCAGTGTCGCGGGCAGAGCGCTCGGGCGCACCCCTCTGAGCCTCTCGGTGCCCATGACGGCGGTGACGCCTTTCGCCTTCCAGAAGGGCGGCTATCGGGTCGAACGCCGGGCCATCACCGCCACGGTGGGCACCAGCGCCTGGGTCATCACCCTGCGCCGACTTCCACAAGAGGCGGGGGCCTCGGCCCCGCGCGGCGGGCCCTCGGTCGTCCCTGAGGCGCGTATGGCACCGCGCGCGCGCGCGCGACCGAAGCGGGCCGACCTGCGCGACCCTTTCGGCGTGCAGGGTCCCCAGGGCCAGCAACCTGCGGCGATCCGAACGTCGCGCTGAGGCCGGCCAACTCGACAGCCGGGCGATCGTGCATGCTAGGATGCGCGATCTCGATGTGCCGCGCGCCTGCCGCGTGCGCCGCTAGGGCGGGGGGTGCCCGTGGAAGATGACCTGATCGGACAAGTCGTGGCGTCGCGCTACCGCGTGACCGAGAAGCTCGGCGAAGGTGGCATGGGCACCGTCTATCGCGCCGAGCATGTGGCGATCGGCAAGCAGCTCGCGATCAAGGTCTTGTTGCCCGAATACGCGCGCAAGGCCGACCTGAAAGAGCGCTTCCTGCGCGAAGCCCGTGCCGCCGCCGCCATCGGCCACGAGAACATCGTCGACATCACGGACTTCGGCGAGACGCCGAGCGGCAGCGTGTTCTTCGCGATGGAGTTCCTCGACGGTCAGGATCTCGCCCACCACGTCAAGAAGGATGGGGCGCTGAGCTGGCCGCGCGCGAAGGCGATCTTGCTGCAAATCTGCCGGGCGCTCGGCGCGGCGCACGCCAAGCAAATCGTCCATCGCGATATGAAGCCCGAGAACGTGATCCTGATCAGTCGCGAAGGCCGGCCGGATTTCGTCAAGGTGCTCGACTTCGGGATCGCCAAGGTCAGCGGGGCCAGCGACGGGGAGCAGCGCTTGACCCGTACCGGCATGATCTTCGGCACGCCCGAGTACATGTCGCCCGAGCAGGCCCAGGGCCACCATCCCGACCATCGAGTCGATGTCTACGCGGTCGGCGTGATCATGTACGAGCTCTTGAGCGGACAGGTGCCCTTCAAGGCCGACACCTTCATGGGCATCCTGACCAAGCACATCTTCGAGGAACCCGTACCGCCCTCGCGGGTCAACCCGGAGGCGCACATCTCGCCAGAGGTCGAGGCCGTGGTCCTCAAGGCGATGGTCAAGGACCGCAACCACCGCTACCAGTCGATGGCCGAGATGGCGGCGGCGATCGCGCAGACGCCGACCCGCATGACGCGCACGAGCGGCGAGCTTCAGCCGCCGGCAGCGTCGATCGTGTTGGCGCCAACGCCGATCCCGTCGCTCGCCTCGCGGACCGGATCGGACGACGCCCCGGCGAGCGGCACCGCACGAACGCAGATGGGAGGGGTGGGGGCGAGGGACCAGGCGGTTGAAGAGCTCCCGCTCGAGCTACCGCGGCGTCCGCGTGGCGCGATTTACGCCGGCCTCGGCCTCGCGCTGGCGCTGCTCGGGCTCGTTCTGGTCTGGTCGCGGGGCGCAGCGCCACCGCCCCAGCCGGCGAAGGTGGCGCTGCCAGCGGCGATCCCCGAGGTAACGGTCTCGGTCGAGTCGGAGCCAAGCGGCGCGCGCGTGCTCAAGGGGACCATTCCGGTCGGCCAGACGCCGCTCGAGCTCCGCTTGCCCCAGAGTCAACGCGGCGTGATGCTGACGCTGGTGCTCGCGGGCTACGAGACCGCCCACGAGCCAGTGACCCCAGACGCCACTGGAAAACGCCTGCGCGTCACGCTGCACCGCCAGCCCGCGGCAGCGAGCGCGACGCCAGATCCGGAGCCGACCGCGCGATCGACAGCGCGGGCGCTACGGCAGCGGACTGCGCCGCTGCGCCGCGCGGCTCGCAGGGCCCCACGCGCAGCCCGTTCGCGGCCGGCCAAGGTCGACGACCTGATCAATCCTTTCGAGTAACTGAAGAGGCCTTTCGAGTGGCCCGCCGGGCCTGATCCCTTGCTCCGTGCTCGCTCAGCGTCGTGGACGACGCCCGCGCCCACGGCTCGCGCCCTCGGAGGCGCGCGCGCGCTCGACGCGCAGCGTCTGCTCCCCGTAAGGCTTGCCGTTCAGCGCCTCGACCGCCTGATCAACGATCCGCTCGTGGAGCAGAATATGGCAATGCCGGTCCTGCTGGTTGACGGGCCCGATCTCGTCCGCCCGCAGCCCGGCCTCGAGCTGAATGAAGCTCGTCAGATCCTCGACCCGCACACCATGCTGACGTCCGACATTGACGAAGACGCGCGTCAGCTCGGCCGTCGGAGGGGTCAGGGCGGCCGGCGCCGCGCTGGCCGTGGCATCGCTGAGGTCGAAGGTCTCGAAATACTCGACGTCTCCGGCACCGGTGGTCACGCTCTCGCGCGCACCAACGTCCTCCTGGCTGGCAGTCGGGAGCCGCTCACCCTCGCTATTCGCAGGAGCGCGACGCCGTCGCCGGGGCGCCTCGCCCGCGGCGCCTTCGCGGCGGAGAGCGACAGCCCCAGCCGTCGAAGCCGGCCCTGAAAGCGGCGCCGCCCGCGCTGCCGGGGCTGCCTCCTCGCCACCAGCTGGGGCGGCGGCCACCGCGGCGCGCGCTGGCTCCTCCGCGGGCGTAGCCTCCCGGGCGGAGTGGTCGCTCTCGCTCCGTGCTCCCCCACGACGCCCGCCTCGCCGCGGGCGCCGATCCGCGTCGCCGCGGGCGACCTCCTCGCGCGCCTCCGTCGCCGCTGCCCGTGGCGGGTCTGCCGCTGCCAAGGCCGAGCCGAGCAGCTGCGCCAGCAGCTGCTCGCCGTCCTCGCTCGACTGGATGCGACGCAGCAGCCTCAGCAAGGTCGGTGCCGCGGCCTGCTCCCGGTAGCGCGCGCGCAAACGCTCGAGCTGTTCGCCCTCACGCCGACTCGAGAGCTCCTCGGCCGACGGCAGATGACGATGCTCCGGGGTTATCTTGTGGATCAGCTTGACGTAGTAGAGGCTGCCGACCTCGCGCGGCGAGACCAGCGAGACCGCAATGCCGCTCCGTCCGGCGCGCCCCGTGCGCCCAGTGCGGTGCACGTAGACGTCCGCAGATTCGGGGAAGTCGTAGTTGATGACATGGCTCAGCTCGGGCAGGTCGATACCGCGCGCCGCCACGTCGGTGGCGACGAGATATTGCACCTGGCCGGCACGCATGCGCGTCATCACCTGTTCGCGCTCCCCCTGGCCGAGGTCGCTGCTGATCCCCTCGGCGCGAAAGCCGCGCTGCGAGAGGAAATTCGCCAGGCGGGCGGTTTCGTCGCGGGTATTGCAGAAGATCAGCGCGCGATGAGGCTGCTCGTAGTCGAGCACGCGCAGCAGGTCCTCGCTGCGTCCGCCGCCGCTGATCTGATAACAGACGTGGTCGATCTCGCGCACGCCGACGAAGTCCTGCGAGAGGTAGAGGCGCTCGGGATCCCGCAGGTAGCGGTCGATCAGCCGCTGAATCTCGCCGGGAATGGTCGCCGAGAAGAGCAGCGTCTGACGCTCGCGCGGCAGGCGCTCGAGGATCGCGTTGAGCTCCTCCTGAAAGCCCATCGAGAGCATTTCGTCGCACTCATCGAGCACCAACGTCCGCAGCGCGCGCGGCGAGAGGGTACCGCGCCGCAGGTGGTCGAGCACACGACCGGGCGTGCCGATAATCACCTGCGCGCCCTCGGCGAGCAGGCGGGCCTGGGGCGGAAGCGCGGCGCCGCCATAGATCGCGACGCAGACCGTCCCCTTGACGGCAGCGACCCGCGCACATTCGCGATGCACCTGCATCGCCAGCTCGCGGGTGGGGGCGAGGATCAAGGCCTGTGCTTCGCGCCGGTCGACATCGACCAAGCGCTCGACGAGCGGGATCGCGAAGGCGGCGGTCTTGCCGCTGCCCGTGCGGCTTTGCACCAGGAGATCGCGGCCAGCGAGCGCGAGGGGCACGGTCTGCGCCTGGACCGCGGTCGGCGCGCTGAAGCCCATCTCGGTCAAGGCCGCGACGAGCGTCTCGCTGAGGCCGAGCTCCTCGAAGCTGATCGAGGGCGCTGGGTCGTTCGTCGTGGCGAGCTCCGCGGTCGTCGGCTCGGGGTTCGTCATCGGAGAAGGAATCATCGGCTCAGTTGGGGTCACGGGGCGGCTCCGCGGGTTGGGGGGACGGTCGGGTGAGCTGCGGGCTCACCAGCCGGCCCGCGGTGATGAGCGAGCGAGCGCGCGTTAGCTGTTGATTGAGGTGGCGCAAACGCTCCAAGTAACGGTCAATAAAGCGGTAGACAACATCACTATACGAAAGCTGAAGCTCGTCCAGCGCGCGATGGACCTCGGCTAGCAGGTCGATGGCGGGGCTGACGCCGCGATTGGCCAGCTCCTCGAGTCGGCAGCGATGTGCGACCAGTTGCCAGCGCCAGCGCCAGCCCTCGGTCCAGTTCGCCCATTCGCCGCCAGGGTCGAAGCCGAAGCGCACGGCGCGCGCTTGCAGCGCGAAGGCCTCCTGGTGCAGCTCGGTCAGCAGCCCTTGGAGTCGGCGCTGACAGTCGATCAGCTCCTCGGGATTGTCGGCCCTGCTGCTGATGCGCGGAGCGGAGACGGCGGGCTTGTTCTCGTAAGCGCCCGCATGCGTCGCGACGACCGAAGCGGCGACCCACAGGCACAGCGCCACCGTCGCGACGAGGTGGACCACCTGCGTACCGACGCGCCAGCGCCGCACACAGCGGGGCTCAGCGCCCGCGCCGGCAGCCTGCTCGTCCAGCGCCTCGCCCACGGACTCGCGTGCCGCTTCTCCTGCTGATTCGCTCGCTGGTTCCACTGATACCGCCGACACACTCCCCCCGCGAGCGCCCGCGCGCGGCCCCACC
The Pseudomonadota bacterium DNA segment above includes these coding regions:
- a CDS encoding protein kinase, encoding MEDDLIGQVVASRYRVTEKLGEGGMGTVYRAEHVAIGKQLAIKVLLPEYARKADLKERFLREARAAAAIGHENIVDITDFGETPSGSVFFAMEFLDGQDLAHHVKKDGALSWPRAKAILLQICRALGAAHAKQIVHRDMKPENVILISREGRPDFVKVLDFGIAKVSGASDGEQRLTRTGMIFGTPEYMSPEQAQGHHPDHRVDVYAVGVIMYELLSGQVPFKADTFMGILTKHIFEEPVPPSRVNPEAHISPEVEAVVLKAMVKDRNHRYQSMAEMAAAIAQTPTRMTRTSGELQPPAASIVLAPTPIPSLASRTGSDDAPASGTARTQMGGVGARDQAVEELPLELPRRPRGAIYAGLGLALALLGLVLVWSRGAAPPPQPAKVALPAAIPEVTVSVESEPSGARVLKGTIPVGQTPLELRLPQSQRGVMLTLVLAGYETAHEPVTPDATGKRLRVTLHRQPAAASATPDPEPTARSTARALRQRTAPLRRAARRAPRAARSRPAKVDDLINPFE
- a CDS encoding DEAD/DEAH box helicase, whose protein sequence is MTNPEPTTAELATTNDPAPSISFEELGLSETLVAALTEMGFSAPTAVQAQTVPLALAGRDLLVQSRTGSGKTAAFAIPLVERLVDVDRREAQALILAPTRELAMQVHRECARVAAVKGTVCVAIYGGAALPPQARLLAEGAQVIIGTPGRVLDHLRRGTLSPRALRTLVLDECDEMLSMGFQEELNAILERLPRERQTLLFSATIPGEIQRLIDRYLRDPERLYLSQDFVGVREIDHVCYQISGGGRSEDLLRVLDYEQPHRALIFCNTRDETARLANFLSQRGFRAEGISSDLGQGEREQVMTRMRAGQVQYLVATDVAARGIDLPELSHVINYDFPESADVYVHRTGRTGRAGRSGIAVSLVSPREVGSLYYVKLIHKITPEHRHLPSAEELSSRREGEQLERLRARYREQAAAPTLLRLLRRIQSSEDGEQLLAQLLGSALAAADPPRAAATEAREEVARGDADRRPRRGGRRGGARSESDHSAREATPAEEPARAAVAAAPAGGEEAAPAARAAPLSGPASTAGAVALRREGAAGEAPRRRRRAPANSEGERLPTASQEDVGARESVTTGAGDVEYFETFDLSDATASAAPAALTPPTAELTRVFVNVGRQHGVRVEDLTSFIQLEAGLRADEIGPVNQQDRHCHILLHERIVDQAVEALNGKPYGEQTLRVERARASEGASRGRGRRPRR
- a CDS encoding mechanosensitive ion channel; translation: MKLLNGHGLEFGGASLSFAALLTALGIILVGFLAAAKVASRIRGDGRRVAGVQPTPALRWRTTMARIVGYTLRGLAVVVALQVAGVDLASVLAASAVVAVGVGIAMQKVAENFVSGIVLHAERSIRQGDIIEFEGHIAKVEQVGIRATIARTIDDEEIIVPNSILTQSPVKNLTLTEVVHRLRVRIGVAYGTDLDRAAEVLRQAAESLTWRERTRDPVVLLVDFGSSSVDFEASVWTRDVWGLRRGQSDLRRALWRALRAASITIPFPQVDVHFDAPTSAALEQALRSDQHRPARAPQS
- a CDS encoding universal stress protein gives rise to the protein MAHVSQRLKGAFEGALAGGGDPASSPLYVFGPFLRLLAASGAGAACFGAPIWMVVATVVVVSLMYRHVMHWIPDGSGGSGLCEEEFGGWAVKVNASITAIEYTLTFLVSLAALVTFVADRAGGLGRWERAILAVVLTLSVGFVVNRGPRLAARVFGPATAAVLALLWLLVFAVVWQRGLHLPALTLEAFSSSKLHTTLGGYVRLLALMTGIEVFANLVAAYDGSPANRARKAFGSLLIVMVTTLVTMVVVGPAILALADPTRQDVSVFTQTMDQLLPSPLAHLGTLVGIVVLLSAAAASAQGLQNLSLGLRHRHYVPASFGQRNRFDVADRPVWIQVILVSGCFLAFGTHEETYLALYAAGVFVLLGLTGWAAVNRLFRQWRAKRKGAGGVIGTAMAALVTSGAALLIVVERFLDGAWAYFIMVPALCFVFGFYRRRLGAPTQIEERIGRALAEKKSFVPVQSTPWPQGALAITDGSQRGEAALLAGAHLAQTLAVPWAIVLTADTEGRTTSPYARLIESVFKPEKGVLGARSVAEALEVGGREHLDLIVVTRSFPDSRALANATDRPLLVVHESADPTLRYPTFTRVLVGLDGSSDAEAVLPGAARFLAAGAKVVLVAVPDGDTTPATLQSYLERIAEGLRAHGAVELHVGGSGPARTLLEEATQVEADLVIVARHGGGGAERATAVPLGSVPTKLLSDLACSLLIVPVFSADAAVAPEAEVDG
- the nhaA gene encoding Na+/H+ antiporter NhaA — its product is MSRPTSRGRPVQRSSPPEAWGPLLRLARRAARPLERFLRIEAASGILLLVAALVALAWANSPWAESYVHLWHTPVGIRLGSFTLERSLEWFVNDVLMVIFFFVVGMEIRREINQGELSDWRRAGLPAAAALGGMLAPAGLYLLTAAGRPALHPGWGVPMATDIAFAVGILTLLGRRVPAALRVLLLALAVIDDLGAIIVIALFYSPGIEASGIRLAALGFAGILVMQRVGVRAKLAYVVPSVVAWAGIYAAGIHPTITGVIIGLLTPVRAWLGPEGFITGVREELQRVERATSGPLSSREFAESLRQVNAARREAMSPAESLIEALHPWVAYGIMPFFALSNAGVAVDGAALQGASSVAAAGVALGLVIGKPIGVLAACWLALRLRVGVLPAGIKARHLVVLGVVAGVGFTMSIFIAQLAFADPQLLAGAKLGVLGASAVAAVAGVVIGRLLLAPVTSAEAAQTADEAEDSTEI
- a CDS encoding serine/threonine protein kinase; translated protein: MGVEASEHAPRGAAASGLLKACPQCDARYPSYANFCPADGQRLRALDDGLDDGLDDGLNDAPDPWLGRLLDTRYRVESWLGHGGMGVVYAARHVILDKPVAIKLLRADLCRDQTLVERFFREARAASRIGHPNIVDVTDSGVLPNGQHFLVMERLIGCTMAAELERAGLGAALLPLERVLDLARQMAHGLAAAHSKGIVHRDLKPANIFIVNSQSLRSSASSPGYRSDFVKLLDFGIARFVSRRTRLTQQGSIFGTPQYMSPEQATGDDADHRGDIYALGCMLYELLSGAPPFVAETFAGTLHQQISATPRPLSVVAPARALPTALEQGVLRMLAKRPEERFANANEVAALIDGCVGAGLNRPPRGASARLALPTAERGPPVDQPPLARAGWRAARRASLALALGALVLAAAAAGWWRQREGGARDATFTTTPLRAAPAPRVYRARAGDRQEEGRGTLLLETRPPGASVSVAGRALGRTPLSLSVPMTAVTPFAFQKGGYRVERRAITATVGTSAWVITLRRLPQEAGASAPRGGPSVVPEARMAPRARARPKRADLRDPFGVQGPQGQQPAAIRTSR